A window of the Tunturibacter empetritectus genome harbors these coding sequences:
- a CDS encoding nitroreductase family protein, with the protein MTKNKKTLGQAIQERRATPSFDGVPIPAEDLREILDAGLHAPSGYNLQPWRFVVVQSAEQKKKLRGASYNQGKVEEASAVIVACGDSDGWRKDLDLMLEKGRKGGMPESYAAQAQSSVPNYMSSFSSGQMQAWLNKQVMLAFTHMMLMAEVMGYDTAPMEGFEQDKVHEVLRLPLSYWVVALLAIGHAKGPDKFDGGRFETGHTVFGEEFGKPLKL; encoded by the coding sequence ATGACAAAAAATAAAAAGACGCTGGGTCAGGCAATTCAGGAGCGAAGGGCGACACCGAGCTTTGATGGTGTGCCGATTCCTGCGGAGGATCTGCGCGAGATTCTGGATGCGGGTTTGCATGCTCCGAGTGGATATAACCTTCAGCCCTGGCGATTTGTGGTGGTGCAGTCTGCTGAGCAGAAGAAGAAGCTGCGTGGAGCGAGCTATAACCAGGGCAAGGTGGAAGAGGCGTCTGCGGTGATTGTGGCCTGCGGCGATTCGGATGGATGGCGCAAGGATCTGGACCTGATGCTGGAGAAGGGGCGCAAGGGCGGGATGCCGGAGAGTTATGCGGCGCAGGCACAGAGCAGCGTACCGAACTATATGTCGAGCTTCAGCAGCGGGCAGATGCAGGCATGGCTGAACAAGCAGGTGATGCTGGCGTTTACGCACATGATGCTGATGGCGGAGGTGATGGGATACGACACTGCGCCGATGGAGGGGTTCGAACAGGACAAGGTGCATGAGGTGTTGCGGCTTCCGCTGAGCTACTGGGTGGTGGCGCTGCTGGCGATTGGACATGCCAAGGGGCCGGACAAGTTCGATGGCGGGCGATTTGAGACGGGGCATACGGTGTTTGGAGAAGAGTTTGGCAAGCCGCTGAAGCTGTAA
- a CDS encoding alpha/beta fold hydrolase has protein sequence MKLALRVVAVVLLLGAAVGLAFYRYPLWFADQHTRFHLWRQGVKSEYVEAGGYRLHYFEAGAADGTPLVLVHGLGARGEDWGAMIPSLAAQGFHVYVPDLLGYGRSSKPDVSYSISLEEQTVATFMQAVHVSRADVGGWSMGGWVAMKLALDHPEMVDRLIVYDSAGLYFPATFGPELFTPSDPAGVRRLIAILTPKPRAIPDFAAKAMVRKLQGNAWVVNRSTASMIGGRDLLDFRLHGISQPMLIVWGAQDELIPLASGEAIHREVPQSVLDVVGGCGHLAPAECAKPVLEGTVEFLRSQPPMRGGGRTFAAGY, from the coding sequence ATGAAGCTTGCACTGCGCGTTGTGGCTGTTGTTTTGCTTTTGGGGGCGGCGGTTGGGCTGGCCTTTTACCGGTATCCGCTGTGGTTTGCGGATCAGCATACGCGCTTTCATCTGTGGCGGCAGGGGGTGAAGAGCGAGTATGTCGAAGCCGGGGGGTATAGGCTTCATTACTTTGAGGCTGGGGCTGCGGATGGGACTCCGCTGGTGTTGGTGCATGGGCTGGGTGCTCGGGGGGAAGATTGGGGGGCGATGATTCCATCGCTGGCGGCGCAGGGATTTCATGTGTATGTGCCGGATCTGCTGGGATATGGCAGATCGTCTAAGCCGGATGTGAGTTACTCGATCTCGCTCGAGGAGCAGACGGTGGCGACGTTTATGCAGGCGGTGCATGTTTCGCGGGCCGATGTTGGTGGATGGTCGATGGGTGGATGGGTGGCGATGAAGCTTGCGCTGGATCATCCGGAGATGGTTGACCGGCTGATTGTGTATGACAGTGCGGGGCTGTATTTTCCGGCTACGTTTGGGCCGGAGTTGTTTACTCCGAGCGATCCGGCGGGGGTGAGGAGGCTGATCGCGATACTTACGCCGAAGCCTCGGGCAATTCCGGACTTTGCGGCGAAGGCGATGGTGCGGAAGCTGCAGGGGAATGCGTGGGTGGTGAATCGGAGTACGGCTTCAATGATTGGTGGGCGCGATCTGCTGGACTTTCGGCTGCATGGTATTTCGCAGCCGATGTTGATTGTGTGGGGCGCGCAGGATGAGTTGATTCCGCTGGCGTCGGGCGAGGCGATTCATCGGGAAGTCCCGCAGTCGGTGCTGGATGTGGTTGGGGGATGCGGTCATCTGGCTCCTGCGGAGTGCGCTAAGCCGGTGCTTGAGGGGACGGTAGAGTTTTTGCGGTCGCAGCCGCCTATGCGTGGGGGTGGTAGGACGTTTGCTGCGGGGTATTGA
- a CDS encoding UbiX family flavin prenyltransferase has product MRRLGTFHLIGDNHSVPQPLHTEAPTNITLAITGASGSIYAAELLRALAADDRVTKINFVASDSALRVFAEELNLSGRNDLAEKLLGAPCPKLQQHAETDIAANIASGSYPTAAMIVLPCSMGTLASIANGLAQNLIHRAADVCLKENRPLILCIRETPFNRIHIRNMQLASDAGATIFPAIPTLYNHPQSTQEMARNFIHRVLAHIGLSQPNAYQWQPD; this is encoded by the coding sequence ATGCGCAGACTAGGTACCTTCCACCTCATCGGCGATAATCATTCTGTGCCACAGCCCCTACACACCGAAGCCCCAACTAACATCACCCTCGCCATCACCGGAGCCAGCGGCAGCATCTACGCCGCCGAGCTCCTTCGCGCCTTGGCAGCCGACGACCGCGTCACTAAGATCAACTTCGTAGCCTCCGACAGCGCCCTCCGCGTCTTCGCCGAAGAGCTCAACCTCAGCGGCCGCAACGACCTCGCAGAAAAGCTCCTCGGCGCCCCCTGCCCCAAACTCCAGCAACACGCCGAAACCGACATCGCAGCCAACATCGCCAGCGGCAGCTACCCCACGGCCGCCATGATCGTCCTTCCCTGCTCCATGGGCACCCTCGCCTCCATCGCCAACGGCCTCGCGCAAAACCTCATCCACCGCGCCGCCGACGTCTGCCTCAAAGAAAACCGCCCCCTCATCCTCTGCATCCGCGAAACACCCTTCAACCGCATCCACATCCGCAACATGCAGCTAGCCTCCGACGCCGGAGCCACCATCTTCCCTGCCATCCCCACCCTCTATAACCACCCTCAAAGCACACAGGAGATGGCCCGCAACTTCATCCACCGAGTCCTCGCCCACATAGGCCTGTCCCAACCCAACGCCTATCAGTGGCAACCCGACTAA
- a CDS encoding YkgJ family cysteine cluster protein: protein MTSAASLVQIVDTAIADAYRRGGHHLVCHPGCSQCCIGVFPIAHEDAARLREGLATLEQTDPEKFRRIQQRVADSLTRLDPWFPGDLTTGILNEDHEVAILFEEFANDEPCPVLDLTTGTCDLYEHRPILCRTFGPPMRSEGDNGEVNLATCELCFIHATTEEIAACELDPTIPAHEEASNQAYNATHNLHGQTLIAYALRP from the coding sequence ATGACTAGCGCCGCTTCCCTCGTCCAAATCGTAGACACCGCCATAGCCGACGCCTATCGTCGCGGAGGCCATCATCTCGTCTGCCACCCCGGCTGCTCCCAATGCTGCATCGGCGTCTTCCCCATCGCGCACGAAGACGCAGCACGCCTACGCGAAGGACTCGCCACTCTCGAACAAACCGACCCAGAAAAATTCCGCCGCATCCAACAACGAGTAGCCGACTCCCTGACCCGCCTAGACCCTTGGTTCCCCGGCGACCTCACCACTGGCATCCTCAACGAGGACCACGAAGTCGCCATCCTCTTCGAAGAGTTCGCCAACGACGAACCCTGCCCCGTCCTCGATCTCACCACCGGCACCTGCGACCTCTACGAGCACCGCCCCATCCTCTGCCGCACCTTCGGCCCACCCATGCGCAGCGAAGGCGACAACGGCGAAGTCAACCTCGCCACCTGCGAGCTCTGCTTCATCCACGCCACCACCGAAGAGATCGCCGCCTGCGAACTCGACCCCACCATCCCCGCGCATGAAGAAGCCAGCAACCAAGCTTACAACGCCACTCACAACCTCCACGGCCAAACCCTCATCGCCTACGCCCTGCGCCCCTGA
- a CDS encoding SDR family oxidoreductase has product MSRTALIAGVTGIVGNNLARQLLANGWEVHGLARHSANNIEGVNFIAADLLDPTALRASLANLKPSHVFLTTWLRQPTETENIRINSAMVRNLLEAVAPVESVRHVALVTGLKHYLGPFEAYGKGKLPATPFREEQPRLDIENFYYAQEDEVFAAAERQNFSWTIHRPHTIIGYALGNAMNMGVTLAVYANICRETGRPFLFPGSATQWNSLTDMTDARLLARHLEWASTTAVAHDHAFNVVNGDVFRWNWMWPRLATWFGIESAPFPGHATPLEQQLAGAEEIWSNIAKSHNLIEPNLHNLASAWHTDADLGRPIEVVTDMSKSRKFGFLDYQPTDESFFDLFTRLRHERIIP; this is encoded by the coding sequence ATGTCCCGCACGGCCCTCATCGCCGGAGTCACCGGCATCGTAGGAAACAACCTCGCGCGACAACTGCTCGCCAACGGGTGGGAAGTTCACGGCCTCGCCCGGCACTCTGCGAATAACATCGAAGGCGTAAACTTCATCGCCGCCGATCTCCTCGATCCCACAGCCCTGCGAGCGTCGCTCGCTAACCTGAAGCCTTCGCATGTCTTCCTCACCACCTGGCTCCGCCAACCCACCGAAACCGAAAACATTCGCATCAACTCCGCGATGGTGCGCAACCTCCTCGAAGCAGTCGCGCCCGTTGAATCCGTCCGCCACGTAGCTCTAGTCACCGGTCTTAAGCACTACCTCGGCCCATTCGAGGCCTACGGCAAAGGCAAGCTCCCCGCCACACCCTTCCGCGAAGAACAGCCCCGTCTTGATATCGAAAACTTCTACTACGCACAAGAAGATGAGGTCTTCGCCGCAGCGGAGCGACAGAACTTCAGTTGGACAATCCACCGGCCCCACACCATCATCGGCTACGCTCTCGGCAACGCCATGAACATGGGCGTAACCCTCGCCGTCTACGCCAACATCTGCCGCGAGACCGGCCGCCCCTTCCTCTTCCCCGGCTCCGCAACCCAATGGAACAGCCTCACCGACATGACTGACGCAAGACTCCTCGCCCGCCATCTCGAGTGGGCCTCCACAACCGCCGTCGCGCACGACCACGCCTTCAACGTGGTCAACGGAGACGTCTTTCGCTGGAACTGGATGTGGCCTCGCCTCGCCACCTGGTTCGGCATCGAATCCGCCCCCTTCCCCGGCCACGCCACGCCACTCGAGCAACAGTTAGCCGGTGCCGAAGAGATCTGGAGCAACATCGCAAAATCCCACAACCTCATCGAGCCCAACCTCCACAACCTCGCCTCCGCCTGGCACACCGACGCCGACCTCGGCCGCCCCATCGAAGTCGTCACCGACATGAGCAAGAGCCGCAAGTTCGGCTTCCTCGACTACCAACCCACCGACGAAAGCTTCTTCGACCTCTTCACCCGCCTTCGCCACGAGCGCATCATCCCTTAG
- a CDS encoding glycoside hydrolase family 32 protein, whose amino-acid sequence MVKTSLRLFIRCIATLVLSVLPVAAQNPDYDQPYRPQVHFSPEEHWTNDPNGLVFYQGEYHLFFQYNPFGDQWGHMSWGHAVSTDLLHWHELPVAIPEHDNTMIFTGSVVVDRQNTSGLCTHGDCLVAIYTGHTQTSEGIRQTQNLAVSLDKGRNWAQYPGNPVLDLHLADFRDPSVSWDPIAHHWVMAVSLPKEHKIRFYSSADLKQWTQLSDFGPTGDVNGDWECPDLIHIPSSNSAKSIWALKVGLNPGAPQGGSGEQYFLGDFDGKSFHQSRLRGSQGWTNYGKDDYCAISFNGLPKDQKPVLLGWMSNWQYAAKIPTTPWRGQMSLPRHLSYVSDAAGLALKQEPIVAPLRGKNYEISALSTNTSTLYGSGHTLQPPFEIRLNFGHPVEPIFGLKIFSDQQHWIEVAFDTNKKEFYIDRTHSGAAISPDFPTRTKAPLVTTRPYDLTLIVDRSSVEAFAQDGTIAMTDLVFPVSNNLQIQIFPDDAKPIQSEGQLWELKSIW is encoded by the coding sequence GTGGTCAAGACTTCTCTTCGCCTATTCATCCGCTGCATCGCCACCCTTGTTCTATCCGTCCTGCCCGTAGCCGCCCAGAACCCCGACTACGACCAGCCCTACCGCCCGCAAGTCCACTTCTCCCCCGAAGAGCACTGGACCAACGACCCCAACGGCCTCGTCTTTTACCAGGGCGAGTACCACCTCTTCTTCCAGTACAACCCCTTCGGCGACCAGTGGGGACACATGAGCTGGGGCCACGCCGTCAGCACCGACCTCCTCCACTGGCACGAGCTTCCCGTCGCCATCCCCGAGCACGACAACACCATGATCTTCACCGGCAGTGTCGTTGTCGATCGCCAGAACACCAGCGGCCTCTGCACTCACGGCGACTGCCTCGTCGCCATCTACACCGGACACACCCAAACATCAGAAGGCATCCGCCAAACCCAAAACCTCGCCGTCAGCCTCGATAAAGGCCGCAACTGGGCGCAGTACCCCGGCAACCCTGTCCTCGATCTCCACCTTGCCGACTTTCGCGACCCTAGCGTCAGTTGGGATCCCATCGCACACCATTGGGTCATGGCCGTCTCCCTGCCCAAAGAACATAAGATCCGCTTCTACTCCTCCGCCGACCTCAAACAGTGGACACAGCTCAGCGACTTCGGCCCCACCGGCGACGTCAACGGCGATTGGGAGTGCCCCGACCTCATTCACATCCCCTCCTCCAACAGTGCAAAGAGCATCTGGGCCCTCAAAGTAGGCCTCAATCCTGGCGCCCCGCAGGGCGGCTCCGGCGAGCAGTACTTCCTCGGCGACTTCGACGGCAAATCCTTCCATCAGTCCCGTCTCCGCGGCTCCCAGGGCTGGACCAACTACGGAAAAGACGACTACTGCGCCATCAGCTTCAACGGCCTGCCCAAAGATCAGAAGCCAGTCCTCCTCGGATGGATGAGCAACTGGCAGTACGCTGCAAAGATTCCCACCACGCCCTGGCGAGGACAGATGAGCCTCCCCCGCCATCTCTCCTACGTTAGCGACGCCGCAGGCCTCGCCCTCAAACAGGAGCCCATCGTCGCTCCCCTCCGAGGAAAAAACTACGAGATCTCCGCCCTCTCCACCAACACCTCCACCCTCTACGGCAGCGGCCACACGCTCCAGCCTCCCTTCGAGATCCGGCTCAACTTCGGCCATCCCGTCGAACCCATCTTCGGCCTCAAGATCTTCTCCGACCAGCAACATTGGATCGAAGTAGCCTTCGACACCAACAAAAAAGAGTTCTACATCGACCGCACCCACTCAGGCGCAGCCATCAGTCCGGACTTCCCCACCCGCACCAAAGCGCCGCTCGTCACCACTCGCCCCTACGACCTCACCCTCATCGTCGACCGGTCCTCCGTCGAAGCCTTCGCCCAGGACGGCACCATCGCCATGACCGACCTGGTCTTCCCCGTCTCTAACAACCTTCAGATCCAGATCTTCCCCGACGACGCCAAGCCAATCCAAAGCGAGGGACAACTCTGGGAGCTCAAATCAATCTGGTAG
- a CDS encoding carboxypeptidase-like regulatory domain-containing protein, whose protein sequence is MPDSPGSLLQTPSANIQADGYKGTAQINGAVEDVQGVPVSNATIVLNAPGKLGKRTTTSGSDGTFTFTALPAGEFRLLITAPGLDPYTSPEFSVLSGAIVELPKATLKLSTSSSINVYATSDQIAQEQVHEQEKQRVLAVFPNFYTSYIWDAEPMSSRQKYSLAVRSIVDPVNLIANGAVAGFEQLNNSFSGYGSGIEGYGKRFGAAVADDASSRLIGSAILPSLLHQDPRYFYQGTGGFRSRSRHAVFSTFRTRGDDGLQHFNYSRIIGSLSAGAISNAYYPASDRGAGLTFRNFGITIGGTAADNLIREFVLRSLVPSVPAYANGKSTP, encoded by the coding sequence TTGCCAGACTCCCCCGGCTCACTCCTGCAAACCCCGTCAGCAAATATTCAGGCCGATGGATACAAGGGCACAGCCCAGATCAACGGAGCCGTTGAGGACGTTCAGGGTGTCCCCGTATCCAACGCCACCATTGTTCTCAACGCACCGGGCAAGCTCGGCAAGCGCACAACCACCTCCGGCAGCGACGGCACCTTCACCTTCACCGCCCTCCCTGCAGGCGAGTTCCGCCTCCTCATTACCGCGCCCGGCCTCGATCCCTACACCTCACCCGAGTTCTCCGTATTATCCGGCGCCATCGTTGAGCTACCCAAAGCCACCCTGAAGCTCTCCACCAGCTCGTCGATCAACGTCTACGCCACGTCGGACCAGATCGCTCAAGAGCAGGTCCACGAGCAGGAGAAGCAGCGCGTCTTAGCCGTCTTTCCAAACTTCTACACCAGCTACATCTGGGACGCCGAACCAATGTCCTCCCGCCAAAAATACAGCCTTGCCGTGCGCAGCATCGTTGATCCGGTCAACCTCATCGCTAACGGAGCAGTCGCCGGTTTCGAACAGCTCAACAACTCCTTCTCCGGTTACGGGTCCGGCATCGAAGGCTACGGAAAACGCTTCGGCGCCGCCGTGGCCGATGACGCATCCAGCCGCCTCATCGGCAGCGCCATCCTGCCCTCCCTGCTCCACCAGGACCCGCGCTACTTCTACCAGGGAACCGGCGGTTTTCGCTCCCGCTCCCGTCACGCAGTCTTCTCCACCTTCCGCACCCGTGGCGACGACGGCCTCCAGCACTTCAACTACTCCCGCATCATCGGAAGCCTCTCCGCCGGAGCCATCTCTAACGCCTACTACCCCGCCTCCGATCGTGGCGCAGGTCTCACGTTCCGAAACTTCGGAATCACCATCGGCGGAACCGCCGCCGACAACCTCATCCGCGAGTTCGTCCTCCGCAGCCTGGTACCGTCCGTCCCCGCCTACGCCAACGGAAAATCTACACCGTAA
- the purB gene encoding adenylosuccinate lyase, protein MIARYTRPELGRIWSDANKYQCWLTVEVAASQALAKFGLVPQSAADTILDKGAFTVDRINEIEAEVRHDVIAFTTTVAEHIADPEASRWLHYGLTSTDVVDTAQSLQLKEASAIIRAGIVALSDTLKKRAIEFKHTPIIGRTHGIHAEPSTFGLKLLLWYSEMQRNLTRFDAAAEDLRVGKLSGAVGTFGHLKPEHEEAICNQLGLKPVAIATQVVQRDRHAAYISTLAVLASTLDKIATEIRHLQRTEVREAEEFFSEKQKGSSAMPHKRNPITSEQISGLARVIRANAQTAFENVALWHERDISHSSAERVILPDSTILADYLLAKTENLIAKLLVYPARMLKNLESTGGLIFSGQLLLDLAESGMSREDAYRLVQGHAMNSWKNDLTFRDEIAKVPEITSRLSPEKLARAFDYNRQLANVDAIFARALNE, encoded by the coding sequence ATGATCGCCCGCTACACACGCCCCGAGCTAGGCCGCATCTGGTCCGACGCCAACAAATATCAGTGCTGGCTCACCGTAGAAGTAGCCGCCTCCCAGGCACTCGCCAAATTCGGCCTCGTCCCCCAGTCCGCCGCCGACACCATCCTCGACAAGGGCGCCTTCACCGTCGACCGCATCAACGAGATCGAAGCCGAAGTCCGTCACGACGTCATCGCCTTCACCACCACCGTCGCCGAGCACATCGCCGACCCCGAAGCCTCCCGCTGGCTCCACTACGGCCTCACCAGCACCGACGTCGTCGACACCGCACAATCCCTTCAACTCAAAGAAGCCTCCGCCATCATTCGCGCCGGCATCGTAGCTCTCTCCGACACCCTCAAAAAACGCGCTATAGAGTTCAAGCACACCCCCATCATCGGCCGCACCCACGGCATCCACGCCGAACCCAGCACCTTCGGCCTCAAGCTGCTCCTCTGGTACTCCGAGATGCAGCGCAACCTCACCCGCTTCGACGCCGCCGCCGAAGATCTCCGCGTCGGCAAGCTCTCCGGAGCCGTCGGCACCTTCGGCCACCTCAAGCCCGAGCACGAGGAAGCAATTTGTAACCAACTCGGTCTCAAACCCGTAGCCATCGCTACTCAAGTCGTCCAGCGCGACCGCCACGCCGCCTACATCTCAACCCTCGCCGTCCTCGCCAGCACGCTCGACAAAATAGCCACCGAGATCCGCCACCTCCAGCGCACCGAGGTCCGCGAGGCAGAAGAGTTCTTCAGCGAAAAACAAAAAGGCTCCAGCGCCATGCCCCACAAGCGCAACCCCATCACCAGCGAGCAGATCTCAGGCCTCGCCCGAGTCATCCGCGCGAACGCACAAACCGCCTTTGAAAACGTCGCCCTCTGGCACGAGCGCGACATCTCCCACTCCTCCGCCGAGCGCGTCATCCTCCCCGACTCCACCATCCTCGCCGACTACCTCCTCGCCAAAACCGAAAACCTCATCGCCAAGCTCCTCGTCTACCCCGCCCGCATGCTGAAGAACCTCGAGTCCACCGGCGGCCTCATCTTCTCCGGCCAACTCTTGCTCGACCTCGCCGAATCCGGCATGTCCCGCGAAGACGCCTACCGCCTCGTGCAAGGCCACGCCATGAACTCATGGAAGAACGACCTCACCTTTCGCGACGAGATCGCCAAAGTCCCCGAGATCACCAGCCGTCTCTCCCCCGAAAAACTCGCCCGCGCCTTCGACTACAACCGCCAACTGGCAAACGTCGACGCCATCTTCGCCAGAGCCCTTAACGAATAG
- a CDS encoding glutaredoxin family protein: MDLTVYSASWCRDCREAKRFLNTHNIPYKEIDIENTPGAADLVIANVGKRAIPQFVIDGKWVQPYRPGEGFLHDEMADLLGVTQP; encoded by the coding sequence ATGGATCTCACCGTCTACTCTGCCTCCTGGTGCCGCGACTGTCGCGAAGCCAAGCGCTTCCTCAACACCCACAACATCCCTTACAAAGAGATCGACATCGAGAACACCCCCGGCGCCGCCGACCTCGTCATCGCCAACGTGGGCAAGCGCGCCATCCCCCAGTTCGTCATCGACGGCAAGTGGGTCCAGCCCTACCGTCCCGGCGAAGGCTTCCTCCACGACGAAATGGCCGACCTCCTAGGCGTCACCCAGCCCTAA
- a CDS encoding DinB family protein: protein MPTSHLRELLLAHTGYSAWATRQVLEACSSLTEEELARDLGFSHSSLLQTFRHSHDAERVWLDRLVAVGKGRLPLGPAPEHSFESLVQSWPGLWEGYRRWLDGASEEDLTFELCTVLPDDAVFCVPRWQIVLHAINHSSFHRGQIITMLRGFELQRPNTDLTAYYATH from the coding sequence ATGCCAACCTCGCATCTCAGAGAGCTTCTGCTGGCGCATACGGGCTACTCCGCCTGGGCTACCCGACAGGTGCTGGAGGCCTGCTCGTCGCTTACGGAGGAGGAGCTTGCCCGCGATTTGGGGTTTTCGCACTCGAGTCTTCTGCAGACATTTCGGCATAGCCACGATGCGGAGAGGGTTTGGCTTGACCGGTTGGTCGCGGTAGGCAAAGGCCGTCTGCCCTTGGGGCCGGCTCCTGAACACTCGTTCGAGTCTCTGGTTCAATCGTGGCCCGGGCTTTGGGAGGGTTATCGCCGATGGCTTGATGGTGCTTCAGAAGAGGACCTAACGTTTGAGCTTTGCACGGTCCTGCCCGACGATGCTGTCTTCTGCGTGCCTCGCTGGCAGATTGTTCTTCATGCGATCAATCATTCGAGCTTCCATCGCGGGCAGATTATTACTATGCTTCGTGGGTTTGAGTTGCAGCGTCCTAACACCGACCTGACTGCTTATTACGCTACGCACTAG
- a CDS encoding SDR family NAD(P)-dependent oxidoreductase, translating to MSGRLTGKVAIVTGSGSGIGQAIAIRFAAEGASVVVDYRNHIDQAQKTASKAEAAGGKAILVQADVSLLADTQNLVDQAYTQLGRCDILVNNAGIEKEAAFWDVTEADYDAVLNVNLKGAFFLTQAFARRLRDAKLPGRIVNISSVHEDMVFPNFSTYCASKGGMRMLMRDLSVELGPLNITVNNIAPGAISTPINTKLMEDKPKLDALLANIPLGRMGTPEEVAGIALFLASDDAAYVTGSTYFVDGGLIRNYHEQ from the coding sequence ATGTCAGGTCGTCTCACAGGCAAAGTAGCCATAGTCACCGGCTCAGGCTCCGGTATCGGCCAGGCCATCGCCATCCGCTTCGCCGCCGAGGGCGCCTCTGTCGTCGTAGACTACCGCAACCACATCGACCAGGCCCAGAAGACGGCCTCCAAAGCAGAAGCCGCCGGCGGCAAAGCCATCCTCGTCCAGGCCGACGTCTCCCTCCTCGCCGACACGCAGAACCTCGTCGACCAGGCCTACACCCAACTAGGCCGCTGCGACATCCTCGTCAATAACGCCGGCATCGAGAAGGAAGCCGCCTTCTGGGACGTCACCGAAGCCGACTACGACGCCGTCCTCAACGTCAACCTCAAGGGCGCATTCTTCCTAACCCAGGCCTTCGCCCGCCGCCTTCGCGACGCCAAACTCCCCGGCCGCATTGTCAATATCTCCTCCGTCCACGAGGACATGGTCTTCCCCAACTTCTCCACCTACTGCGCCTCCAAGGGCGGCATGCGCATGTTGATGCGCGACCTCTCCGTCGAACTCGGCCCCCTCAACATCACCGTCAACAACATCGCCCCCGGCGCCATCTCTACCCCAATCAACACCAAGCTCATGGAAGACAAACCCAAGCTGGACGCCCTCCTCGCCAACATCCCGCTAGGCCGCATGGGCACGCCCGAAGAGGTCGCCGGCATCGCTCTCTTCCTCGCCTCCGACGACGCCGCCTACGTCACCGGTTCCACCTACTTCGTCGATGGCGGCCTGATCCGCAACTACCACGAGCAATAA
- the tadA gene encoding tRNA adenosine(34) deaminase TadA, with protein sequence MTSSANDDVVYLRQALTEATDAEANGEVPVGAIIVHGDKIIGRAQNRVLRDSDPTAHAEIVALRHAGLHLRNYRLADCTLYVTLEPCAMCAGAILHARISRLVYAAPDPKAGACGSVLSVMNHPRLNHKVEVTPNLLAEECGTLLTTFFRKRRQEKSQARILQNEAATGQSDAAAERTPWETIMATKKKWSADVDTDSTHPDEGLFKKNASAIAKALATKKVSPKGPASGMQMLNFYINRAGKNLSKERHAELEKAKTLLSEIIAKEKPTSEEPSKKAAKKKAPKKATKKVTNKTTKEASAKKSSPAKSSAKKSTKK encoded by the coding sequence ATGACCTCCAGCGCAAACGACGACGTAGTCTACCTCCGCCAGGCCCTCACCGAAGCCACCGACGCCGAAGCCAACGGCGAAGTCCCTGTCGGCGCCATCATCGTTCACGGAGACAAGATCATCGGCCGCGCCCAGAACCGTGTCCTCCGCGACTCAGACCCCACCGCCCACGCCGAGATCGTCGCCCTCCGCCATGCCGGCCTTCACCTTCGCAACTATCGCCTCGCAGACTGCACCCTCTACGTCACCCTTGAGCCGTGTGCCATGTGCGCCGGAGCCATCCTCCACGCGCGCATCAGCCGCCTCGTCTACGCCGCACCCGACCCCAAAGCCGGAGCCTGCGGCAGCGTCCTGTCCGTCATGAACCACCCCCGGCTCAACCACAAAGTCGAAGTCACCCCCAACCTCCTCGCCGAAGAGTGCGGCACACTCCTTACAACATTTTTCCGTAAACGCCGCCAGGAAAAGTCCCAAGCTCGCATCCTACAGAACGAAGCAGCGACCGGCCAAAGCGATGCAGCGGCCGAAAGAACACCGTGGGAGACAATCATGGCGACAAAGAAGAAGTGGTCCGCAGACGTAGACACCGACTCAACCCATCCCGACGAGGGCCTCTTCAAGAAGAACGCCTCTGCTATAGCCAAGGCCCTCGCCACGAAAAAGGTCTCGCCAAAGGGCCCCGCCTCCGGCATGCAGATGTTGAACTTCTACATCAATCGTGCCGGTAAAAACTTATCGAAGGAACGCCACGCCGAACTGGAAAAAGCCAAAACGCTGCTCTCGGAGATCATCGCAAAAGAAAAACCCACATCCGAAGAGCCATCAAAAAAAGCCGCAAAAAAGAAAGCTCCGAAGAAGGCCACAAAGAAGGTTACAAACAAAACCACGAAGGAAGCTTCCGCAAAAAAGAGCTCTCCCGCAAAGTCATCTGCAAAAAAATCCACAAAAAAATAG